The proteins below come from a single Parageobacillus toebii NBRC 107807 genomic window:
- a CDS encoding molybdopterin oxidoreductase family protein — MHSFVKQPTGVFPSVCPLDCPDQCGLLVHKQDGKIVKIQGDPNHPVTKGNICNKVRNMTERIYDPKRLKYPMKRTGAKGEGKFERISWDEAIETITAKWKELIETDGPESILPYSFYGNMGRLSAEGMDRRFFHRLGASLLDRSICSSAGSEGLKYTMGGGFGIDPEDTIHSKLIIFWGINAVSTNMHQVVLAQKARKNGAKIIVIDVHKNQTGQFADWFIPILPGTDAALALGMMHILFAENMVDNDFLKKYTVGHEELREHVVQYDPITVSGITGVPVEDIYKLARMYGQITPSFIRIGNGLQHHDNGGMCIRTIACLPALTGQWLVKGGGAIKSNSGYLALNTRGLQRPDLLQNKHTRIINMNLLGQALLELDPPIKSLFVYGTNPAVVAPNSNKVRKGLAREDLFVVVHDLFLTETAKYADIVLPATSSFENTDLYTSYWHHYVQIQQPVIERYGESKSNVEVFQLLAKKMGFEDPCLYETEAEMISQALDNPNNPYLEGIDYETLIKKQYVKANVKPLLPGKLPTPSGKIELYSRKMEQDGYPPLPTYTPLANDGDFPFLFVPGPNHNFLNTTFSNNEKHISFEKEPRLHMNIKDALSKGIKDGDQVRVWNNRGECILKVSIGEDVLPGVVVTQGLWADSPGTKHLVNSLTPDRVADMGNGATFFSGRVNVEKVLD; from the coding sequence ATGCATTCATTTGTAAAGCAGCCAACAGGTGTATTTCCATCGGTTTGTCCTCTGGATTGCCCTGATCAATGTGGGTTACTGGTACATAAACAAGATGGAAAAATTGTAAAAATACAGGGAGATCCGAATCATCCTGTGACAAAGGGAAATATATGCAATAAAGTACGGAATATGACTGAACGAATCTACGATCCAAAGCGCTTAAAATATCCAATGAAACGTACGGGAGCTAAAGGAGAAGGGAAATTTGAACGGATAAGCTGGGACGAAGCGATTGAGACAATTACTGCCAAATGGAAAGAGCTGATTGAAACAGATGGGCCTGAAAGCATTCTTCCGTATAGCTTTTATGGCAACATGGGAAGGCTCAGCGCTGAAGGAATGGACCGGCGGTTTTTTCATCGGTTGGGCGCCTCCCTGCTCGATCGGTCAATTTGTTCGTCAGCTGGCTCGGAAGGCCTTAAATATACAATGGGAGGCGGCTTTGGAATAGACCCTGAAGATACTATTCATTCAAAATTAATCATCTTCTGGGGAATCAATGCTGTAAGCACAAACATGCATCAAGTTGTGCTTGCGCAAAAAGCTAGAAAGAATGGAGCAAAGATTATTGTCATTGACGTACATAAAAATCAAACCGGCCAATTCGCAGATTGGTTCATTCCAATATTGCCGGGTACCGATGCTGCTCTTGCACTGGGCATGATGCATATTTTATTTGCCGAAAACATGGTAGACAACGATTTCTTGAAGAAGTATACAGTCGGACATGAAGAATTGCGTGAGCATGTTGTCCAGTACGATCCCATCACTGTTTCTGGAATAACAGGTGTTCCCGTTGAAGATATTTATAAACTAGCCAGAATGTATGGCCAAATCACGCCTTCCTTTATTCGAATCGGCAATGGTCTTCAGCATCATGACAATGGGGGCATGTGTATTCGTACCATTGCTTGTCTTCCTGCCCTGACAGGACAATGGCTTGTAAAAGGCGGCGGTGCCATCAAATCAAATAGTGGTTATTTGGCCCTTAATACAAGGGGCTTGCAACGCCCGGATTTGTTGCAAAATAAACATACACGAATCATAAACATGAATCTGCTCGGCCAAGCATTATTGGAATTAGACCCACCGATAAAATCATTATTTGTGTACGGGACAAACCCTGCGGTTGTTGCACCGAATAGCAATAAAGTAAGAAAAGGTCTGGCAAGGGAAGATCTCTTTGTCGTTGTGCATGACTTATTTTTGACAGAAACAGCAAAATACGCAGATATTGTACTTCCTGCAACATCTTCATTCGAAAATACGGATCTTTATACATCATACTGGCACCATTATGTTCAAATTCAGCAGCCAGTTATTGAACGATATGGGGAGTCCAAATCAAATGTCGAAGTGTTCCAATTGCTTGCGAAAAAAATGGGATTCGAGGATCCATGTTTATATGAGACAGAAGCTGAAATGATTTCGCAAGCCCTAGATAACCCAAACAATCCTTACCTTGAAGGAATCGATTATGAAACATTGATTAAAAAGCAGTATGTAAAAGCAAATGTAAAACCATTGTTGCCAGGAAAACTGCCAACACCTAGCGGAAAAATTGAACTTTATTCAAGGAAGATGGAACAAGATGGCTACCCTCCTTTGCCAACCTATACGCCACTTGCTAACGATGGAGACTTTCCATTTTTGTTTGTGCCTGGTCCTAACCATAATTTTTTAAACACAACCTTTTCTAATAATGAAAAACACATTTCTTTTGAAAAAGAACCACGTTTGCATATGAATATCAAAGATGCTTTATCGAAGGGGATCAAGGATGGGGATCAAGTTCGAGTGTGGAACAATCGAGGAGAATGTATATTGAAAGTTTCTATTGGAGAAGACGTGCTTCCAGGTGTCGTTGTCACTCAAGGACTCTGGGCCGATTCCCCAGGTACGAAACATCTGGTAAATTCTCTTACTCCTGACCGAGTTGCCGATATGGGCAATGGAGCGACTTTCTTTTCAGGGAGGGTGAATGTGGAGAAAGTTTTGGATTGA
- a CDS encoding amino acid permease: protein MEKNHQDLKKGLLPRHVQFIALAGMIGTGIFKGSSDTLNIAGPSVVFAYLLGGLLLFIVMAALAEMAIVYPNLNVQHLVYKAFGFHTSFIVGWLYWINWTIVTIVEILAAGSFLKYWFPSIPLWLLSFLCTVLIVGINLFHVKYYGEIEFWFAGIKIIALTAFIILGFCILVGIIPSAIDNPLSNYTEHGGFFPHGIEGMLSAFLVVIFSYGGAELIGVTVTETKDAEKVLPKVIKGTVWRVILFYILPILIICGLMPWNKVSGEDSPFVQVLSITGLPGAAHIMNFVLLTAVLSAANTGIYATSRMLYSMAQNGEAPKRLLKISKQGIPINGIMIVTICILIGVFFAYMTPDQVISYLMTIPGFTVLLVWMSICLAQLKLRSHYKEKPFFQVKWFPYTTILAIVSLLIIFISFLFNKDNIIGSTVCLIILVLLATFSFLNRNGREKNSEYKGKKRLVQNL from the coding sequence ATGGAAAAAAATCATCAAGATTTAAAGAAAGGTTTATTACCTAGGCACGTCCAGTTTATTGCTCTAGCAGGCATGATTGGAACGGGTATTTTTAAAGGAAGTTCAGATACGTTAAATATAGCGGGGCCAAGTGTCGTTTTTGCTTACTTATTAGGAGGTTTATTATTATTTATTGTGATGGCGGCATTGGCGGAGATGGCCATTGTCTACCCCAACTTAAACGTTCAGCATCTTGTATATAAAGCGTTTGGATTTCATACATCCTTTATCGTAGGATGGCTTTATTGGATCAACTGGACGATTGTCACCATTGTCGAAATTTTAGCGGCGGGAAGCTTCCTAAAATATTGGTTTCCATCCATACCTTTATGGCTTTTAAGTTTCCTTTGTACCGTCTTGATCGTCGGAATTAACTTGTTTCATGTAAAGTACTATGGGGAGATTGAGTTTTGGTTCGCAGGAATCAAAATTATCGCATTAACCGCTTTTATTATTTTAGGTTTTTGTATTTTAGTAGGAATCATTCCAAGTGCTATTGACAATCCTTTGTCTAACTATACGGAACACGGTGGGTTCTTTCCACATGGAATCGAAGGAATGCTGAGCGCCTTTTTAGTCGTCATCTTTTCATATGGCGGGGCAGAATTGATTGGTGTTACTGTTACAGAAACAAAAGACGCAGAGAAGGTATTGCCAAAAGTAATCAAGGGAACCGTATGGAGAGTCATTCTTTTTTATATTCTTCCTATTCTTATTATATGTGGTTTAATGCCATGGAACAAAGTTTCGGGGGAAGACAGTCCATTTGTTCAAGTATTGAGCATCACAGGGCTGCCTGGAGCAGCACATATCATGAATTTTGTTCTTTTAACAGCCGTTTTATCAGCAGCAAACACGGGGATCTATGCAACTTCGAGAATGTTATATTCCATGGCTCAAAACGGTGAAGCTCCAAAAAGGTTATTAAAGATTTCCAAACAAGGAATACCGATAAACGGCATTATGATCGTCACCATATGTATATTGATTGGGGTATTTTTCGCTTATATGACTCCAGATCAAGTCATCAGCTATCTAATGACGATACCTGGATTTACGGTTCTTTTAGTATGGATGAGCATTTGCTTGGCACAACTAAAGCTCCGTTCCCATTATAAGGAGAAACCGTTCTTCCAAGTAAAATGGTTTCCATATACAACTATTTTAGCAATCGTATCTTTATTGATCATTTTCATCTCTTTTCTATTTAATAAAGATAATATCATCGGTTCTACCGTTTGCCTTATCATATTAGTACTGCTTGCCACATTTTCTTTTTTGAACAGAAACGGAAGAGAAAAAAACAGTGAATATAAAGGAAAAAAGAGGCTGGTGCAAAATCTCTAA
- a CDS encoding formate/nitrite transporter family protein, producing MEAVQKCKELAVKKRTILDRSLVQYVMRAALAGVYIGFALVLCFRVGEFFREANSPATYLVSGIFFGIALVLIMYGGAELFTGNTMYFTISTLHKETTIKDTLRNWLACYSGNLLGAVFFAFLISQSGVFDHIPQDHLLFLVAAKKMHATTMQLFFKGILCNWLVCLAIFIPMQMKEDMAKVFSMILIVFIFFASGYEHSIANFVLFSIALAVPHPAAIDLAGVVHNIIPVTLGNIVGGALFMGALYTYLTSQKEGHVSAKQSVGYLFHKEKILNK from the coding sequence ATGGAAGCAGTTCAAAAATGTAAAGAGTTGGCTGTAAAAAAACGAACCATTCTCGATCGTTCCCTTGTTCAATATGTGATGCGGGCTGCTTTGGCAGGGGTGTACATCGGATTTGCACTTGTTCTTTGTTTTCGTGTAGGTGAATTTTTCCGTGAAGCGAATTCTCCTGCTACTTATTTAGTAAGCGGTATTTTTTTCGGAATCGCCTTAGTATTAATTATGTACGGTGGCGCAGAACTATTTACTGGTAATACGATGTATTTTACAATCAGTACTTTGCACAAAGAAACGACAATCAAAGATACGTTGCGGAATTGGCTTGCATGTTATAGCGGTAATTTATTAGGTGCTGTATTTTTCGCTTTTCTTATTTCGCAATCCGGTGTTTTTGATCATATTCCACAAGACCATTTATTATTTCTTGTGGCGGCGAAAAAAATGCATGCAACAACGATGCAGCTCTTTTTTAAAGGAATTCTCTGTAACTGGCTTGTTTGTTTAGCGATTTTTATTCCCATGCAAATGAAAGAGGATATGGCAAAAGTATTTTCGATGATTCTTATTGTTTTTATCTTTTTTGCTTCTGGATACGAACACTCCATTGCCAATTTCGTCCTCTTTTCAATTGCATTAGCAGTCCCGCATCCAGCGGCGATCGATTTAGCAGGAGTGGTGCATAACATTATTCCTGTTACACTAGGCAATATTGTCGGCGGTGCCCTGTTTATGGGAGCGTTGTATACATATTTGACATCTCAAAAAGAAGGGCACGTTTCAGCAAAACAGTCAGTTGGATACTTGTTTCATAAAGAGAAAATTTTAAACAAATGA
- a CDS encoding UDP-N-acetylmuramoyl-tripeptide--D-alanyl-D-alanine ligase — protein MKWLYLNEIVAQIGGSLVQGTGNPLIKNVVTKRYKVDNHTLLIDLYTKRKIRSKLFQKYKPIVVVTEKPQDFNHLGDDVIVIKVEDVDEAYWKFIDYYRSLFDIPIIGVTGTCGKTTTKEMIKHILEKRYKVQATYKSFNGGHRNHRYLLGIDETTGAAVIEMGVDSPGDITFYIKYFRPQIRILLNIDVYHLVGCKTPERYLEAKAEILHDLDPVNGTLIINADDENIKKIDVSKFRNIILYFGFSDGCDFQATDVAYDRGGMRFTLRHQNQTYPVFVPGYGKHNVYNALAAIAAVWSAGVDIKEACERLASFNQVIEHLEFHSGLGGCTVIDDTWNVTPLSMANALQVMKEIAGSKTKIALLGYMPQLGDGEYARQEYAKMGEKVIETQVDFLIVVGDEAKEIGRKALELGMDPSKVYFSNSGTEIYEILHPLLNEEAIVLLKIPHRVMVQDSFKELKAKIIVS, from the coding sequence ATGAAATGGCTTTATCTAAACGAGATTGTTGCTCAAATTGGCGGGTCATTGGTGCAAGGAACGGGAAATCCTCTCATTAAGAATGTGGTAACGAAACGCTATAAGGTAGATAATCATACACTGCTCATTGATTTATATACAAAAAGAAAAATCCGCTCCAAGCTGTTTCAAAAATATAAACCTATTGTTGTTGTAACGGAAAAGCCACAAGACTTTAACCATCTTGGCGATGATGTGATTGTCATAAAAGTAGAAGATGTAGATGAGGCCTATTGGAAGTTCATTGATTATTACCGCAGCCTTTTTGATATCCCCATTATAGGGGTAACAGGAACCTGCGGTAAAACAACAACAAAAGAAATGATTAAACATATTCTTGAAAAACGTTATAAAGTCCAAGCTACTTATAAGAGTTTCAACGGCGGTCATCGAAATCATCGTTATCTTCTTGGAATTGATGAGACAACAGGAGCAGCCGTGATTGAAATGGGCGTAGACTCCCCAGGGGATATCACTTTTTATATAAAATATTTTCGCCCACAGATAAGGATTTTGTTAAACATTGACGTGTATCATTTGGTGGGATGTAAAACTCCGGAACGTTATCTGGAGGCGAAAGCGGAAATCCTGCATGATTTAGATCCGGTGAACGGAACTCTCATCATAAATGCGGATGACGAGAACATCAAAAAAATTGATGTGAGTAAATTCCGCAACATCATTCTCTATTTCGGCTTCAGCGACGGATGCGATTTTCAAGCAACGGATGTTGCCTATGACCGAGGAGGTATGAGGTTTACGCTCCGTCATCAAAATCAAACCTATCCCGTCTTTGTGCCAGGGTATGGCAAACATAACGTGTATAATGCGCTTGCCGCCATCGCAGCGGTGTGGAGTGCAGGGGTGGATATAAAGGAAGCGTGCGAGCGATTGGCGTCGTTCAATCAAGTAATCGAACATTTGGAGTTCCATTCCGGGCTCGGTGGTTGCACCGTCATTGACGATACATGGAATGTAACTCCTCTTTCTATGGCAAACGCTCTTCAAGTAATGAAAGAAATTGCCGGTTCCAAAACGAAAATCGCTCTTTTAGGATATATGCCCCAGTTAGGGGATGGAGAGTATGCACGGCAAGAGTATGCCAAGATGGGAGAGAAAGTAATCGAAACACAAGTGGATTTTCTCATTGTGGTGGGGGATGAAGCGAAAGAAATCGGAAGAAAAGCCCTAGAACTCGGGATGGATCCAAGTAAAGTTTATTTTTCCAACAGCGGGACGGAAATCTATGAGATTCTTCACCCTCTTTTAAACGAGGAAGCGATCGTGCTTCTCAAGATCCCTCACCGTGTCATGGTTCAGGACTCATTTAAAGAACTAAAGGCGAAAATCATCGTTTCATGA
- a CDS encoding Mur ligase family protein — MKSLYLQEILAVIGGTVIQGSGNPLIQNVVYRPKKMKDQTMLFYRYNDMKIDRKLFQKYKSVVVVTDNPDYFQDIGKDVMIIKVPNIEEAYWKFVNYYRHLFDIPIIGITGTCGKTTTKEMVKHILRKYYKVQSTFLSNNQRSLNLKYLLGIDDETQAAVFEMPVASPGYLANTIQYFQPQIRVLLNIDVYHLKDCKTPEAYMKAKAEIINGLDPKTGIIILNADDSNIKKVLDVSGFQQVIYFGFSDGCHFQAKDVRYVDGRMQFTLKHQDQTYEVFVPGYGKPNVYNALASIAAASSAGMSVEECCERLASFEQMKEHLQFRHGAGGCTIIDDTWNAAPLSMASALEVLQETSGSKTKIAILGYMPQLGESEFARQQYARIGEKVVETQVDYLFVVGDEAKEIGRKALELGMDPSNVYFCSSGTEIYQILKPFLNQDSVVLLKIPHRVMVQDSFQKLKRAIMP; from the coding sequence ATGAAAAGTTTATATCTCCAGGAAATTCTTGCGGTGATAGGCGGTACTGTCATACAAGGATCCGGCAATCCCTTGATACAAAATGTCGTCTATCGACCCAAAAAAATGAAAGACCAAACGATGCTGTTTTACCGTTACAACGATATGAAAATTGACAGGAAATTATTTCAAAAGTACAAATCGGTCGTCGTTGTTACAGATAATCCTGATTATTTCCAAGATATAGGTAAGGATGTCATGATTATTAAAGTACCAAATATAGAGGAGGCCTATTGGAAGTTTGTTAACTATTATCGCCATCTTTTTGACATCCCGATTATCGGCATCACTGGTACCTGTGGCAAGACAACGACCAAAGAAATGGTAAAGCATATATTAAGAAAATATTATAAAGTCCAATCCACCTTTCTCAGCAATAATCAAAGATCCCTTAATTTAAAGTATTTGCTCGGTATTGATGATGAGACACAAGCAGCTGTTTTTGAAATGCCTGTTGCTTCCCCAGGTTATTTGGCCAACACCATTCAATATTTCCAACCCCAAATCAGAGTCTTGTTAAACATTGATGTCTACCATTTAAAGGATTGCAAAACACCGGAAGCCTATATGAAGGCGAAAGCCGAAATCATAAACGGATTAGATCCGAAGACAGGGATTATCATCTTAAACGCTGATGACAGTAACATAAAAAAGGTTCTCGATGTTAGCGGATTTCAACAGGTCATCTATTTTGGCTTCAGTGACGGATGCCATTTTCAAGCCAAAGATGTCCGCTACGTGGATGGCAGAATGCAGTTCACTCTTAAGCACCAAGATCAAACTTACGAGGTTTTTGTACCGGGTTACGGCAAGCCTAATGTATACAACGCCCTTGCTTCTATCGCGGCCGCATCTAGCGCGGGCATGAGTGTAGAGGAATGTTGCGAACGATTGGCATCGTTTGAACAGATGAAAGAACATCTGCAATTCCGTCACGGAGCAGGCGGATGCACCATCATTGACGATACATGGAATGCAGCTCCTCTTTCCATGGCGTCCGCACTTGAAGTACTTCAAGAAACCTCCGGCTCGAAAACGAAGATCGCGATTTTGGGATATATGCCCCAGCTTGGGGAGAGTGAATTTGCAAGGCAACAATACGCGAGGATAGGCGAAAAAGTGGTGGAAACACAGGTTGACTACCTGTTTGTCGTGGGGGATGAAGCGAAGGAAATCGGAAGAAAAGCTCTAGAACTCGGAATGGATCCAAGCAACGTTTATTTTTGCAGCAGCGGAACGGAAATCTATCAAATCCTTAAGCCTTTTTTAAACCAGGACTCTGTCGTGCTTCTTAAAATCCCTCATCGCGTCATGGTTCAGGACTCCTTCCAAAAGTTAAAACGGGCAATAATGCCTTAA
- the aepX gene encoding phosphoenolpyruvate mutase — protein sequence MKKTTQLRNLINSNSLEFIMEAHNGLSAKIVEEAGFKGIWASGLSISASMGVRDNNEASWTQVLEVLEFMSDATSIPILLDGDTGYGNFNNARRLVKKLESRQIAGVCIEDKLFPKTNSFISGEAQPLADIEEFCGKIKAMKESQTDDDFVVVARVEAFIAGWGLREALRRAEAYRQAGADAILIHSKRNDAAEIEAFMKEWGNRLPVVIVPTKYYSVPTQKFRELGVSLVIWANHNLRAAIKAMQETSRQIRQEQSLVNIEPNVVSVNEVFRLQGVDELKQAEKRYLPASGKNVNAIILAASRGDMDELTAEIPKTLLEVGGKSLLATQIDEFNKVGIKDICVVRGFAKDKVAAANFSVIDNDLFAETKELYSLYLAKDKIKENTVISYGDIIFKNYILNDLLNDMNDITLIVDADVETISHDKDLVSTDTPYSKKLYSSTVRFIKMSGDLKEEEIHGEFIGLWKVTKNGSKIVKKALEELSKREDFKQLTMADLFNYISSFHPIAVKYIKGSWLDIDTIRDLQKAGDLFDKH from the coding sequence ATGAAAAAGACAACTCAGTTAAGAAATCTAATCAATTCTAATTCATTGGAATTTATCATGGAGGCTCACAATGGATTGTCGGCGAAAATTGTGGAAGAGGCCGGATTTAAAGGAATTTGGGCGAGTGGACTATCTATTTCCGCTTCCATGGGAGTAAGAGACAACAACGAAGCTTCATGGACACAGGTGCTGGAAGTTTTGGAGTTTATGAGCGATGCTACGTCCATACCGATTTTGCTGGACGGGGATACCGGCTACGGAAACTTCAATAATGCCCGGCGTCTTGTAAAAAAATTAGAATCAAGGCAAATTGCCGGTGTCTGTATAGAAGACAAATTATTTCCGAAAACCAATTCTTTTATCAGCGGAGAAGCACAACCGCTTGCGGATATCGAAGAGTTTTGCGGGAAAATCAAAGCGATGAAGGAGAGCCAGACTGACGATGACTTTGTTGTCGTTGCGAGAGTGGAAGCCTTTATCGCAGGCTGGGGGCTCAGAGAGGCGCTTCGCCGCGCCGAGGCTTATCGTCAGGCGGGGGCCGACGCGATTTTGATACACAGCAAGAGAAACGATGCTGCGGAGATCGAAGCATTTATGAAAGAATGGGGCAACAGACTTCCAGTCGTGATTGTACCGACAAAGTATTATTCCGTTCCAACGCAGAAGTTTAGAGAATTGGGTGTTAGCCTCGTGATTTGGGCCAATCATAATCTAAGGGCAGCGATCAAGGCGATGCAGGAAACGAGCCGGCAAATTCGTCAAGAACAAAGCCTTGTGAATATAGAGCCTAACGTTGTTTCCGTGAACGAAGTGTTCAGGCTTCAGGGAGTAGATGAATTGAAACAAGCCGAAAAAAGATATCTTCCGGCTTCCGGAAAGAACGTGAATGCCATTATATTGGCGGCGAGCAGAGGCGATATGGATGAGCTTACTGCAGAGATTCCAAAGACTCTGCTTGAGGTAGGAGGAAAATCCCTGCTCGCGACGCAAATTGATGAATTTAATAAGGTTGGCATCAAAGATATTTGCGTGGTTAGAGGCTTTGCCAAAGATAAGGTTGCCGCAGCGAATTTTTCGGTTATTGACAATGATTTGTTTGCAGAAACGAAAGAACTTTACTCCTTATATCTAGCCAAGGACAAAATTAAAGAGAATACTGTGATCAGCTATGGAGATATTATTTTCAAAAACTATATCCTCAACGATCTTCTGAACGATATGAACGACATTACCCTCATTGTTGACGCTGATGTAGAAACGATCAGTCATGATAAAGACCTCGTATCCACCGATACACCTTATTCTAAAAAACTTTACTCCAGCACTGTCCGGTTTATCAAAATGTCAGGGGACTTGAAAGAAGAAGAAATCCATGGTGAATTTATCGGTCTCTGGAAGGTGACAAAAAACGGTTCTAAAATTGTAAAAAAAGCTTTAGAAGAACTATCAAAAAGAGAAGACTTCAAACAGCTGACAATGGCGGACCTTTTTAATTACATTAGTTCGTTCCACCCTATTGCGGTGAAATATATCAAAGGTTCATGGCTTGATATCGATACCATCCGCGACTTACAAAAGGCAGGTGATTTATTTGATAAACACTAA
- the aepY gene encoding phosphonopyruvate decarboxylase: protein MINTKMFGEELKKMGFHFFSGVPCSFLKNLINYAINDCDYVAATNEGEAVAIAAGAYLAGEKPVVLMQNSGLTNAVSPLVSLNYPFRIPVLGFVSLRGEPGIPDEPQHELMGRITTKMLDLMEIKWEYLSADFEQAKNQLVRAHSYIERDQTFFFVVKKNTFEKEPLKDQKQRSNLNVLKVGKTKDDQLPTRIETLKWINSLKDNNTIQLATTGKTGRELYEIEDAPNNLYMVGSMGCVSSLGLGLALAKKDKDIVIIEGDGALLMRMGSLATNGYYAPKNMLHILLDNNTHDSTGGQSTASHNVNFVDIAAACGYSKSIYVHNLEELESCIKDWKREKSLTFLYMKIAKGSKEGLGRPKMKPYEVKERLKVFLHD from the coding sequence TTGATAAACACTAAAATGTTCGGTGAAGAATTAAAAAAGATGGGCTTTCATTTCTTCAGCGGAGTACCATGTTCTTTTCTAAAGAACTTAATCAATTATGCGATTAATGATTGCGACTATGTTGCGGCAACGAATGAAGGTGAAGCGGTGGCGATTGCCGCGGGGGCTTATCTGGCAGGCGAGAAGCCGGTCGTTCTCATGCAAAATTCAGGGTTAACCAATGCCGTATCGCCATTGGTTTCCCTGAATTATCCTTTCCGAATTCCTGTACTTGGATTTGTAAGCCTAAGAGGCGAGCCAGGCATTCCCGATGAACCGCAGCATGAATTGATGGGACGTATCACAACGAAAATGCTCGATCTTATGGAAATTAAATGGGAATATTTATCGGCTGACTTCGAGCAGGCAAAAAATCAACTTGTGCGAGCTCATTCATATATCGAAAGGGACCAAACCTTCTTTTTTGTCGTGAAAAAAAATACGTTTGAGAAAGAGCCGTTAAAGGATCAAAAACAACGATCTAACTTAAACGTGTTAAAGGTCGGGAAAACGAAAGATGATCAACTTCCAACCCGAATCGAAACATTAAAGTGGATCAATTCATTAAAGGATAACAACACCATTCAGTTGGCTACAACCGGCAAAACAGGACGGGAGCTCTACGAGATTGAAGATGCTCCGAATAATCTATACATGGTGGGTTCCATGGGCTGTGTCAGTTCTCTGGGGCTTGGGCTTGCACTGGCCAAAAAAGATAAAGATATCGTCATTATTGAAGGAGACGGGGCTTTGCTGATGCGCATGGGAAGCCTGGCTACAAATGGATACTACGCTCCAAAAAATATGCTGCATATTCTATTGGATAATAACACACATGATTCGACAGGCGGCCAGAGCACTGCATCACACAACGTCAATTTCGTGGATATAGCGGCAGCTTGCGGCTACTCGAAATCTATTTACGTTCATAACCTTGAAGAATTGGAATCGTGTATCAAAGATTGGAAGAGAGAGAAAAGTCTTACGTTTCTATACATGAAAATAGCTAAAGGATCCAAAGAAGGTCTCGGGCGGCCGAAAATGAAGCCATATGAAGTGAAAGAAAGATTGAAGGTGTTTCTTCATGATTAA